CAGAGAGCATTTTGACATCCGGATAACCATGTTTGTACTGGGCTCCTTTCCACTATATCTGCAATGCAAGTAACATAAAAATATGATGTCAATCTGGTCTTTTGGATGGGCTCCATTTACCGTTTGTTAGAGTTGAGTTTTAGCTTCCAAGTGGTATTATTCCTCCCCTGTCCATCCACTAACAGTTACATAGTCAAAAACTTCGTCAATGTCGTGGATCTGCTTGTTGAGTACTTACAGGGATGATATTTTTAGAAGGACTTTGGTTCTTTCTCTGGTTCGGTCGGCCTCTGGTTTGATGTCAATGCGGAGAGTGGTAACTTGAACGGAGTTGGGATGTTATAGACAGAGAGAATCTAAACAAGGAAAGATTAATATTTATGAATTGAATGAAATCTGTGGAATTAATTACTGTTTTGTGGTGTAATGTAATTCGGTGTGTGATGGGCCACTTAGAGGCatgacataaataaaaatatcaatcaatcaatcaatcaacaatcaatcaaaaaatgtgaacaaGAATCTAAAGTATGAAGCATCAGGATTGGTGGTTCATGTACATCTAACACATGACCTGTATTGCAGCACTTGCAGTCCCCTCACCTCCAGGCTGTACGTTCCTGACACGCCCTGCAGATTCTTCTCCTGGTAGAGCAGTTTGTTGTACTGATTCACATCAAACGTCAGCTGGCCACTGGGAGACTGGACCCGTCACTGTGCTTGAACCCACTGGACTGAACACCGGAGGAGTAGAGAGCCAGAGCCTGAGAGCCACCACGGTcctacaacacaaagaaaatacCTTTACTTATGTGCTCAAAttatacaaatgtaaatgttcttCTGTTTACACCTACAACAGCTTTCATATGTGGGAGCTCACTTTGATCAATTTCAGGTCTtcaattgttgattttcatacAGAAATCAATTTAAGAAATTTACCATATAAACAAATATatgcacattttatttgtagttaatttgttttcaGTATAGTATAATCACACTATTATTTTGAGGTATCTGGCAATGTCGCTGTCCTGTGAGAActattaatgtttaaataatgtgagttttaattaaatacatttaaaagaagagattactgtatgtgtgactCAAAGTCCCACTTAACCCTGTTTGGGTTGTACCTGTGTGGAGGAGAATCCTCCGTAGTAGTTCTGCTGGCTAGTCAGCCATCTAACGATGCGGCTGGCGTAGCCCAGGTCTTCAGCAGTCGGATAGGCACTGAGTTTAGCCAGCAGCACATAGGAGCTGATCTCcacagacagagaggctgaCGTTTCTGTTGCTGTCTGAGACCAGTGGAGGAAACCTCCTAAAAAACAGCCatccacaaagagacacaggcACAGGGTAAGCTTTGTCACAGTAATGAAGCcagaatgatttcctgtaggaGGATGACTCACCTTCTTGTAATGCAACAGTGTCTAGGTGGTTCAGTAGGCGAGCACGGTCTCCATGTGTCCTGCCAGGGTGAAGACGTACGCCAGCAGAGCGGTGGTGTAGGTGTTGCTGAGGTCACTGATGGACTCCTTGAGGCAAGACAAGCTCTGCTTCACAGAATCCTAGAACAGATTAAAAGAATGCATTGTCTTTTGCTGTGGAGTCAGCATCAGTTTTAATGCtgcacatatctggaacaaactcccagaaactaAAAGTCTGCCAAGAACTCAgttctttttaaaaaggctgaTGACCTCTTGATTTAAATAGTTCACTTCTtaaactgcactgtaacttacatagtattttatgtttttttattttttaattgataCTTAAGTTGCATTGTTTACAATTGGACTGTATCACAATGTAAGCATgtaataagaaataaaagtaaGACCAGTGGGACTGTTTATTAAATGCTCCTTTGGGGCGCCTGGTGAGATCAcgtggtagagcgggcgcccatacaGAGGGGGACTCCTGGACGCAACGGCCGCAGGTTCAACTCAACCTGCAGTCCATTGCTGCAGGTCATTCTCCTTCTCCTCActttaacaaatacaaataaaggcctaaaactccccaaaattaaaaaatctcaGCTTTTGGAAAAAGAGACTTTTTATTCTAGACAATTTCATTCATCACTACAGCCTAATACTGGGTTTCCTGCCTGTACTCAAAACTAAGTGTATTTCTAATATGTTAGTGGCATCAAGCGGTGAACTGAATACGACTCAGTTTACCCCTTCTGTCCAAGTGGGTAGAAACCAAGAGTGGCCTTCACTTCAATATAAAAGCATGAAAGGTCCTTTCTAAAGccagtgtttggtttgtttgttctgGGCCACTGTAAAAATATGGCTGTGCAACATGGCGGGCTCCGTGAAAGTGGACCTGCTCCTAATGTAGATATGAAGGCTCATTCtaatcaacaaaaacaccaatTGTGTTACATGTAATTATGCACTAATGGAAACATTCTACCTATAGACCCCCCGCTACATCCTACACACAGGTCAttcaaaacagtgaaaaaaactaagaaaaaggagaaaaaaacaacaacaacaatatgctATGCCATAAATATTTCAATTCAAATGAATGCTACAATGCATCTTGCATACATATACATTCATGTTACAAATAATCTCACATCACACATAAACTCACATCTCTGGGTGTTTTCATCTCCAAGAAGGCAGCAGTGATGTAGGCACTGAGAGTAACTTCATCAGACACACCACCCTGTAAAGAGGAAGCATAAGTAATTAGTGATCTCATCTGACTCAGTGGAGCAGAATGTAAGCCTGTCATTGGCCGCGTATTTCAAACAGTATTCTGCTCCCATTTTGCTATCTCCACTATCAGTTATAGCCAAAGTAAGTCTTTCCCCCTATAGCCAGAGACATTGCACAACATTCTGGGCCTTATAATAACACACTCAAGCCCTCCGTACACGAGggcctgggtactcagtccccttccCTTTGGTTAGTATTAGCATTCCCTGGTTGGTATGATGAGTCCTAATAGGTGTAACTGACCACCTCCACCATAATTCAAACCATAAACTCTCAGCTCATAGCCTCACACAAGACGACTGATCAGATTGTTTACCATGTTTACCATGTAGGTATAAGACTTGATTTAAAGACATGGCACTTTTGGAAGGAACCTTTCAATACATAGGGGGTTAAAATTTGGAAGAGTTTACCAGATGTGACACTTTTAGAATCTAAGATaagaaaacattatttaataaaattaaaggagAGATGGGTAAATATTTTAGTACATTAGTAAATAAGCAcaatttgtatatttgtataaatatattatattacacatactgtacatatttgtaTATAGAcctacatacagacacagatcATCACTGGACCTCCAACACTCATTCACATACTGACCTTCTTTAGTTTCAGTTATCATCAGTCATGGTTATACAAACTCTGGAAAATAGGAACTTTAATTACCTTCATCAGGTTGTGGAAGAGCTTTCCTGATTGTTCAAAACAGCCATTTGGTCGTTGTTTACTTTTCAGCCAAGTCACGGACGCTTCAATGTTTGCTGGTCAATGTAGATGAAAGACTGTGCTTTGGCAAACGATCTCAACACAAATGCAGTCAGCCTAaggatattaaaaacaaaagacagaaaagaagacaaGAGGAAGCACTTATTATCCAATTAATGGCTCACGATAATCATCTACTCTACAAGTATGAACTGTATGTCGTAGTAAATGTTGAACATGAATATATAATTAGTCTTTGTGGATGACTGACTAGTAATGGTCTCACCAAGTGTTCCCTGGTCCTGCTCCAAATGTGCTGTAAGCACCGTCCTTATCTTTGTAGTTCAGCTGTCTCTGGTAGCCTGTATAACAATAGAAACACGCTTATTAGGGCATCTACACATTTGATTTCTGATAAGCTTTCTCTCTATTTCTTGTTTAAAAACAGCTCCGTAAGTGTGAATGTacagatgtaaaaaaacaaataaaaaactgtatttgatgCATTTAGTCAACAGCTGACGTCAAAAAGATGACAGGAAATTAGGGGAGAAAAAAGAGTGACATGCAACAAGGTCTTCCTGCTGGCCTAGAAGTTAAGGTGGGGCCTGTTGTCAGCACCGTAACCCAGAGGCCAGCAGGGTGTCCCTGATCTGTAGTCTCTAATTGGAATGACGAGCATTGTTAAGCAATTATGCACGCTGCTCATTATATTGACACCAGCACCAGAATGTAGCAGACGGTAGATTTGGCATACGTGATCTTTTAGCTACCAAAGTAAAACGGAGACTCACCACTGGTCAGGAAGTTGGTGGCCTTTTCCTTGATGGCTGGGgtcagctgctgtgtgtttttcaggtaCTCGAGGATGTAGATGTTTGGGGCGAGGAGGGCCATGTTCTGCTCACCACATCCATACGGCATCTGCAGCAGCCCATCCAGGTTCTTCAGGGCCCGGCCCAGAATGTCACCTGCCCAAAAACACAGAATCACTGAGACTGAACACGCAACTAACCTGACCTTTACTTTCTAATGGGGCTTGAAAGACAAACTGTATGTTCTTATGTTGTCATACCACCTTTTGTCAATGAAACTAATTTACTGTAATATGTTGAAGGTATAAATTCACTTTGTATTTTGACTTTAGTTTGTGGTCAGAATGAAAAGGAATCCGATTGGTTATTTATCCAAGCCTTTTCacttcttaaaaagaaaattaaagcaACTCTCAATTAAaattcatttattaaaaaaggaattCACCAAGGACTGATACTGAAGCACGGGCAGATCCATCAATCATGTTCCTAGGGAGTTCAATGTATATTTCCTCTGTCAAAACGTCCCCTGcgatcagagagagagagagagagagagagagagagagagagagagagagagagagagagagagagagagagagagagagagagagagaacaaacactcagcaataaaaaagaagagagaaacagCACTAAACCAAAGATGTCTTTTAGATTAAACCTACAGTTAGTGGATCATGTATTGAAACAGGTCAGACTGGATTAAGATCAGTCTGAAAACTGGAGGGTTCTTTCATTAGGttggtaaaaatgtatttaatgacAGTAAATCTGACACACTTGGACTAAACTTGACAAATCTGCCATGATCACACTGAAACTAAGGGCTATCTGCAAGTAGTGAATGTctccattacattttttaacatgcaatCTACTCCACTTCCAGTATTTGTCTTTTCACCTGTTTGATGGGCCATGCCTATTGTAAACCGTACTGACCTTTTGGGTCGAGCAGCCAGTTGAAGGTCTTTGTTATCTCAATTCCCTCAGGCTGAGAGGGGAAGAAATAATGTGAGTTACACAGAGCTTCCATTTGGTTAATGGATAAACATTTTCcttgtcatcttgtttttaaGGTACCAACCTTTACTATGAGAGGTCGTGTGACCACGTCAATTCGTCCCCTTTCAGGCACGCTCACAACCTCATTGTGACATAAAGTTGGGGATGACACAGCCTCAGCCTTCACTGCCACATTTACAACTCCTAAAAAGAACAAACCGCGTGAAACTTGATACAGATcaacaacattttgtcactAAAGTGGATCTCACTGATTTCACAGAGATCAAAAAGGGCTCCTCCACCTCAACAGCCTTGTGGATGAAAGCTTGACTCTCACCTAAGGTTGAGGGGGTCATGGTCCAGCTGAAGGTCTTGCGCTCACCGCCACACAGACAGGATGTGTACTGGTCACGAGAGAGGGGGGTGAGGGTGTAATGTAAGGAGGGGGTTGGAGTCACAGAGACCTGTTCaagagagaaaaatatatttaaaaattggAGATTTATGACAAATGCAAGAACCTACTAGAACCTTGGTGAGTGAGTTGACAGGACCGGCTACAGAGGTGGGTTGAACAGCAATCTTTTTTCCCCATTGTTTCAGTTCTCATTGGTGCAGGTCgcaatattttaaaaaggtgcCTTTGAATCCACATTGAAAACTATTACAATCTTAATAATAAATGTGTACAGCACTTTTCAAGCAATAAGCACTAAGTGTTTTCCAGATTAAAAGATTTTCAAAACATGAATTCAGAATCAGACACaaattgtaatgaaatgttttgtcaactgaggttttttattttgtagtcctTTCCTGCTTAAGCCTTACACATgattgtgaaagtcaccttctctcacagtgatcttccatgtcagaggctcagtcatgtttaaaggtggagaattggcttcttagaacatgaaacacgAGGTGGTCAGatttaatgtgataaagtagatgaacagtcTGCTCTTTTGCCTAAACTTTGTTGTCCATTATTCCATTCTCTTTCAGtaactctgttttctgatttgtcttTGTATGGAGATAGTTTCCTAAATTAtcaattattaacttatcagaatcaagcattgaattgttctagagagaatcaaGAAATGTTCCCACTCCTGCTAAGTAGCTAATTTagatgctaacacactaagATGGGCGAAATGGTAAACGTgacacctgctaaacatcagcatgttagcatagcaggaatgttagcatgttaacttAGCATTTAGGTCatgtaaaaaattaataaattaccATGATGCAGCTGGTCAGGTAGTTGAAGATGGTTGCCTTCAGTTCAAAGTTCTCCCCCCGGATGATGGAGTAGGGCAGGCTGAGCTCCAGGAAGAAGGGCTGGAAGACGGTGATGTTTTTACGTGGAGCCAAGCCGAAACCTTGAGGGGACAGACAGAAAGCCTCCGTCTCCCAGGTGGTGATGGTGTCCGGGACAGTGAGGGGCACGTTCTTCGTTCCAGACTCTCTGGATCAGCAGAAACAGATGCATAGGATGAACTTTAACATACTCCCATGAGTCAGAatagtcaaaaaaacaaaaacaaaaaaacaatgtgtagaCTTAATTGCAGTAACACCACCACATTACAGATACCTAAAAAGAATGTGGAAATGTGAAATTGTTTCATATGCTGCATCCTTGAGGCCTCAGTAACTCAAATAAATGCATGTTATACTGGGTTTCATGTAGACTCCAGCCCAAAAAGACTATTGCCCATACACAATTTTAAAAGAAAGCGCTTGTAAAATCACTAATGCATTCtgctaaaataaattaaactggACTCAAAGCTTAGGAGTAGTGTCAGTAAATCAGTTTCCTGCCGTTCATGTGTGGAGGGAGACAGCAGGATTTATGACCATTTATGTCCATCAAAACCCTCTGCAGCAAAAACTCACCCAACTTCCACCAGGTCCCAGATCCAGGTCTCAGGGAAGAAAGTGCGGACTGTCACTATTGGTGGTTTATTAGGAGCTGCAGCACCTCCATTGACCATGGCAGGGACACCTGCTGCCATTACCTCTTTCCTTATGTCTATGGTAGGAAGAAAGTAGATCATTCTACATTAAGTAAAAATCAAAGCAATGACACACTGACTTGTTTAATGAGTAAGTAAACATTGAGCATGCATCACtagatggaggaaaaaaaattcaCCAAAGCGACCACAGCCCTGGTAGTATTCTATTCCTTGGTATTTGATGCATGAAGGATTTTGGATAATCATGTTTGTTGCCATCTTCATCCCTACATTCTAGATATTACAACAATAAAAAGGCATTACTGAAAAGTTAAGAAATGTAAATGCAATAAcctattatgacattttttaattttttacactCATTTGTGCAGGACGTACCTGGAAGACTGTATAAGCATCAGCTGTCCCACCACCGCTGGGGAATGGCAAAATACTTCTCTTTCTCACTTCCAAACATTCTTCACCATCTTGAACGTCATATGGAATATAGGACATTTTTGTAACAGGCAACAACTGAAATATCTGAAAAGAAAGGTTTGGTTCAAAGTTATAAACTAACAATGTTTGATGGTCTATGAAGATCTGACAATTGGGAAACTCTAGGTCACTAAGGCCACTAACTACTTTTATATCTTCAAATGTGGATGTAAAGTATAATTGTCAAATCATTGCCTTTATTCATAAGGCAGACTCTTACAGAGGGCTACACCTCACAGATGTGATCATAACCTTATGCCATAGCATTTTCATAACAGCATGCTTACAACTGGGTAAAAAGATCAGCTTTTCTACAACTGATAGAGggagaaaatgaagaaatattAACCATGGTACAAGCAGATAACAGCAAAGTAAAAATGGATGATGATAAATATGCAAAAGATTTTGCAGAGGTAACAAATAACATACTTTTGGTTGATTCCAGTAGTTACCTTGTTTGCATCCAGAGTCTTCCCTGGCTCCTTGATGAGGACGCTCTGGTCAACAGCgctcacaccacacagagatTCTGGCTGGGTGGTAACCTGCATGATGGTCTCCTCTCCTGGGACAGCCGAGGACGGAGAAAACTCCAGAGACACCTGACACAATCAGAAAAGACATATCTCACCGCCTGGACTTTAGTGGTAGATGACAACCTGGGATCTTTTCAACCTGACACAATCGTGCATTTTTTCTTTCCTAGGAAGATTTTTAGTCAGATGGcctgtttttaaaagatgatttaaaaaaaaaaaaatgtatttgattatGATAGTAGGAAATGGGGGAGAGCCAGAGGGGACGACatgcaaagggccacaggtcagactcAACCCGGGTCGCTACCAAGGACTGGTATGGGGCACATACTCCACCAGTTGAGCTTCAGGTCGTCCCATCAGAAGAGCTTTTTAATGAAATCACTGATCTTTCCTTTGAGTTGACTTACTTACACTGGTGGTCAGAAGTGCCTAGCAGGGAAATTGCCTCATGCCAGGCCCACAGCAATTTCACTAGAAAGCATTTTCCTGCCAGTGGAGTGGCCACATGGCAGTTGGTCCTGCCGACGCTTAATGAATTGCTCATAATGTATCTATTGTGATTTGGGGGTTATGATATAACTGTAAGTCCACATTGGCTGCTCTGCCAAGGGTTGGTGCGTCCTTTCAAGGAGTGACAGAGTCAGAGCCTAGAATAAATGCTGCAGttattaaacatttatataaataatccATTCTACCTAAATCGGCTTACTGAACTTAACACTGATTTCCACACACTGACATCAGACAAAGGAAAGGCTTAATGCAAAATTAATTTGTGTTAGTATAACTACCTAAGACTGCATTTGGATAATAGCACCCTACCCATACAATAGAGTCAGAAATGgaaatttgaaagaaaatgacaacataAAAGAGGTTAATGTATTCATTTCAGTGcgattctttcttcttttctccaaaAAATGTCTTATAACCGTTTTTTTGTTACTTCAAGAAAAGGCTACATGCTGTATAGACACTTTGATTCTGCACCTAAAATCTGACAGCATTTGCCACATGTCTCAGTTTTTCTCAGGCTGACCTTGTGACTGAAGCATTGCTCAGTAGAGAAGTCAGCGCTGTTGGCGATCAAAGCCTCACTGGGGAGGATGGCGTAAGCCACAACCTGGACGTCTGGTGCCATGTCTGGAGACACTGCCAGCTTAAAGGACACCTCGCCCTGATTCACTGAAACAACATGAACAACAATCATCACTCACATGCCTCCATACATCAATAGATTGGCCGTGCTAATTATAAGGATCATTTTAAGAGAAGTCACTTTGCTTACCCAATTTATTTTCGACTATGACCTGTTTAAATCCTTGTAAAACAATGACTCCTCTTGATAAGACCTgggaaatttgaaaaaaaaagacaaagaatgaGTAACGCAACAAGCCCTGTCTGCTGTGAGGTTCTGGCATGTTAAGTTAGCAGTTGAAAAAGGAGAGTTATTCAAAGGTAAGATCAGCACATCCAGAGCAAGATATTTAATAGTAGTTGCACTATTGCTAATGTTGCTGCATGGTTTTGGCTAGAAAgtatgcaaaaaaataataatctggtGCATCAATTTTAAACGGTTTCCCTAAACAGGGTGGGTAGTTATGTAAAGGTTGTATTAAAAAACCTCTTCCCCATGTCCATGTCTCTGGAAGTGGAAACAGGAAAACAGTTCAACCACTCACCAGATAGATCACATCCACAAAGCTGTGGGCCTCTCCAACTATGGTGTATTGGATGAAgatgtcttcttctttgtcaCAGGAAAGTGGTTCATCCTTCTTCTTCACATCCAGAGAGCTGACTGATTTAGTATCAGGAGAAG
This genomic interval from Etheostoma spectabile isolate EspeVRDwgs_2016 unplaced genomic scaffold, UIUC_Espe_1.0 scaffold00019104, whole genome shotgun sequence contains the following:
- the LOC116683763 gene encoding LOW QUALITY PROTEIN: alpha-2-macroglobulin-like (The sequence of the model RefSeq protein was modified relative to this genomic sequence to represent the inferred CDS: inserted 2 bases in 2 codons), giving the protein MGRPGIQMWTWRLCVFLSWMCVGQAVSGPQYMVAIPAVLESGAETKFCASLLQPIETLEMRVTLMSQERNTTLLKETSCREFHTCINFKVPLVQDEVVQNLEVVVQGNTFYSREVRKVKIKVYKPMTFIQTDKPIYLPGQTVQFRVVTLDTKFKPVHQLYDIIEIEDSTSNRIGQWLKETSNSKILQLSYPLNSEAREGAYQVTVSIGSDKIHHSFKVEKYVLPKFDLQINAADEVSINQEVVKAEVCATYTYGQPVPGSVDFKVCRPIDANVGIPLVRPPEHPEGIPEIPMPCYKETKQTDRRGCATFIFTMSTFTKIAQKALQDVLQLTANMKEEGTGISRSQEKTTVISYVVGKLTFTDTPKIYDKGSNLEGKVKAVDYNNRPIPDMPVFLFEGERWSSRLLQNLKTNRDGVATFSLSTADFKGDIQLQVSDTPTLGYPPYRTPYYDTNDHKVSLATLSSPDTKSVSSLDVKKKDEPLSCDKEEDIFIQYTIVGEAHSFVDVIYLVLSRGVIVLQGFKQVIVENKLVNQGEVSFKLAVSPDMAPDVQVVAYAILPSEALIANSADFSTEQCFSHKVSLEFSPSSAVPGEETIMQVTTQPESLCGVSAVDQSVLIKEPGKTLDANKIFQLLPVTKMSYIPYDVQDGEECLEVRKRSILPFPSGGGTADAYTVFQNVGMKMATNMIIQNPSCIKYQGIEYYQGYIRKEVMAAGVPAMVNGGAAAPNKPPIVTVRTFFPETWIWDLVEVGESGTKNVPLTVPDTITTWETEAFCLSPQGFGLAPRKNITVFQPFFLELSLPYSIIRGENFELKATIFNYLTSCIMVSVTPTPSLHYTLTPLSRDQYTSCLCGGERKTFSWTMTPSTLGVVNVAVKAEAVSSPTLCHNEVVSVPERGRIDVVTRPLIVKPEGIEITKTFNWLLDPKGDVLTEEIYIELPRNMIDGSARASVSVLGDILGRALKNLDGLLQMPYGCGEQNMALLAPNIYILEYLKNTQQLTPAIKEKATNFLTSGYQRQLNYKDKDGAYSTFGAGPGNTWLTAFVLRSFAKAQSFIYIXPANIEASVTWLKSKQRPNGCFEQSGKLFHNLMKGGVSDEVTLSAYITAAFLEMKTPRDDSVKQSLSCLKESISDLSNTYTTALLAYVFTLAGHMEXRARLLNHLDTVALQEGGFLHWSQTATETSASLSVEISSYVLLAKLSAYPTAEDLGYASRIVRWLTSQQNYYGGFSSTQVQPKQG